Proteins encoded together in one Vanessa cardui chromosome 19, ilVanCard2.1, whole genome shotgun sequence window:
- the LOC124538076 gene encoding uncharacterized protein LOC124538076 has translation MEKTNATESDLMHLRKDPPFPHKAACIVTCLLEKIGVVKDQLFSKSGFMVIVGPLVFQNKKKFDHMKTVADNCDKEIKTDEDSCNLGNEIPQCIFKYAPELHFKS, from the exons ATGGAGAAGACCAATGCTACGGAATCTGATCTGATGCATCTTCGCAAGGATCCACCTTTCCCGCATAAGGCCGCTTGTATCGTCACCTGCTTATTAGAAAAA ATAGGCGTCGTGAAGGATCAATTATTCTCAAAATCTGGCTTCATGGTCATCGTCGGTCCGCTGgtatttcaaaataagaagAAATTTGATCACATGAAGACCGTCGCCGATAATTGTGACAAAGAG ataaaaaCCGATGAAGATTCTTGTAATCTAGGTAATGAAATACCTCAGTGTATTTTCAAATACGCCCCCGAACTACATTTCAAGAGTTAA